The DNA segment tttataataataatcatgTCAAGTAGGAGCCTTAAGATACAAAACAACTTTGCCCCCATCTACTTTTAATTGCAAGTATTCAAGCTCAAGTTTTTAATTTcatagccaaaaaaaaaaaaagaaataaaataaaagacaataatatatatatatatataattttttttaatcaaagaaATATACACCCAAATGGATATTCAATTTcatgaaggaaaagaaaaaaaaaaaactctcgtacaaattattaaaaaaatataatcccATGGGAACACCCCTTTCGTAAAGTATAGggctaaaaaataataataatgacatgaagaaattaaaatttaaaatcaaacttaCATTATATATCGATCCTACAAAACAAATAGAGGGCGGCAGCGGCAGCGGCAGCGGCGCAGCAGCAATCGGTCGGCCGGCATCGGAGGACGGCGGCGATATATAATAATATCTCTCAAGTATCCAAATTTTTGTACTGCCTTTTCCTTTATTCGAAAATCCTTATAGCGATGATGCACCAAATTCAAATAATGCTCTCTCttcaaaaggaaaatacaaGACCCCATGTCTATAcacacaacaaaaatatatatagagatTTATATaggtatatatatttgtatatagcTGCACACACAAATTATATATCATAGGGGGAAAAACAttgaattatataatattactaTTGCTACTACTACCGATCATGCCCGAGTCGAAGCTCCAAATCAAGttcatcatcattatcatcatcGTTGTCACCACCATTGCCATCTGATCTCTTATCTCGACGATCAATTGAGGCAAGGGTAGGCGATAACCACGAAGCAAGGCTCATGTTGGTTGTCATCCAATTTTGATCCTTCAAAGTATTCAAAACTTGAGGGTTGTTGTTGTCATGTACATATGAGAATTGATGATCATGGGGTGGTGGTGTAGTAGTACCCAAACACCAAGTGGAAGAAGTGGGGAAATAGGTTTGAAAAGATTGGGGATGAGATATTGTCGTCGCCGTCGTCGTTAACGTTGGGCGAAGAGTTGAAGGATGGTTATTGAAGGGTTCGGGTTTAGAAGGGGTATTAGGCTTGGTTTTAACACGGTCTTTGCGGTGGATGTTCATGTGGCCACCTAGGGCTTGAGCCGTTGTGAACCCTCGTTTGCAAAATACGCACTCGTAGGAGCGCCCACTACCCATTTCGTTGCTGATTTGGTCGGTCTCTTCGGTTGTTGTTTTTGAACTCTGGTCTTCTTCTTCGGTGGTGACGGTGACGGCGGTGGTTGTAGGAATGTGGTTAGGATCCATTTGGGCTGATTTTTCTCATTCCCAACATAGAGAGAAATattgagagagatttttttttttcttttggttgaTGAATGTTATAGCTAGAGAAGAGAGGGGAATTGGGTGATGAAGGGATATGAGAGACAAATATAATACATTGGTTTTGTCTAAACCAAGATCTATATGGAGAACAAATAAGAAAATGTTTGtgagattattttattttatttttattatatttttggtTTTGATGAGACAGCCATGACTTAGCCGGCTCTTGATGTATTCATCTTTTGGAGACAATATCAtgtttttttattctatttttcttttctctgaTTTGTCTTCAAGTAGCCATTCTTAATTAGATCTCtgctgctttttttttttttttttttttaaatataaagttatttttaaaaatatttagtttaatattgtagTTAGAGTTTCATTTAAAATGTTAGTTCATGTACTTTTAAATCTCTATTATTTTAtagtatttataataaatttcaCAATATAAAGACtataattgaaatatttagaagtataaaagattaaaattaaacaagtcTCGAAATATTTggacgaaaataataatttaacaacATTATACACCTTTCAAATACAATAAAGCTATGTCAACATAATCCTTctataatatattgaaaagCCTAAGGACGTAAAGATCTTATAATTTACGTATTAGACATTAGGTTGATGTCaaaatttggataaaaaaaGCGTATGACCTTCGCGTGACAATGATGATAAATTCGTTTAGAGGGGAGAAGAGCGTTACTTGCAAAACAAAAGGAAACCAACACAACGATGTGACACTTGTCATACACATTTTGATGCTTTAAGTTAGAGAGTTTTGAAGTTTTAGGAATTGAGAGTGAGAATTAACTTACTTTCTCTAGAGTTATAATGATGTATGTATAGGAATAAATGACCTATAGGGTTATCCTCTATAGAATCTACGAGTTACATTAGGATAACTCTTTATCTCCTCGGGTTGGGGCATGCGAGGGACGCACCTCATTAGTCATCTTGCTAGGCTCAACCTCGGCCAATGTCGAGACTAAGCACCTACCCTAAACCCATTTTGGTCCTAGGACAATACTCTTGAGCTAGGGCATGTACAATTATTTTGTTAGGCTCAGCCTGAACCAAGATCGAGCCCAAGCACATTGGCTTGGGCCAAGGCCCAAATTGACTCTCCCCCTAGGCTTGTTTTGGTCCAAAAGATGCTACCTTGGACTCGAatcttgttattatttttttggccATATCATTTTTATGTCGATTATGTCTTGTGGTACAAAATCATCCATAGAAGACATTAAAAAGATtaaggggttttttttttcctttcaaaataCAACCGATGCAAAAGGAAAAATTTGATGCCATCATGCACTTCAAGGAAAGGAGTAAATATCTTAGCCACTAAGTTTTGTTCGTGTtggtaaaaggaaaaaaagaaaaaaaaaatacatttttgatcCTAGGTTTTGGTTTAGTTTCCATTTAATCTATAAATTTCAAAACGTTACGCTTATAGTcattaagttttgtttttatcttcaatTTAGTCTATAGATTTCGAAATGTTGTAGTTTTATCCTtggaatttgagttttgtttcaatttcgGTTCGTATATTtaaagatttacattttttaactcaaatttttactaaatatttgCTTTTCGTTCTTagtgttaatgtctattaattaatttaaagaattaaaagttaTAATCAATTAAGTTACATTATTTCCCatctttgttaaaaaaatttaaaattttatcttataactattttaaattaaccaATAGACGAGGCTAAAgtgattatttaataaaaaatcgagtatttatatttatacataatattttaaatcgaGTATACTATTGGCTCTAACCAACATGGCTTTATGGAAGTTATCGCAGCTATATTATAATGATTAAAGCTACAACAAATAATTCTAAGATATTGTTTGACTAGGGTTGTTTGCCATGTATTGAAGAGCTTTCTACATTActtattttagtaattttttttattggctctcattttaattaatttctcaagtGATCATGAGGGTAGTTAGTGTTGGGTGAACTTAAATATAAGCCTTAAAAAGAGGTTGATCATAAtgtatttggagaaaaattaCCTACTTTTTAGCTGGTTTTTAGGGTTTTGTTTGTGAGATGGATTGTataggttttattttttaaaaaaatatttaatataattataatacttatgtagtaaaaatatcatttgaacTATGTATCCATTTAAACTCAAATTTGCACTATTTAtcatatttcatttgaaaaatatcaaGTAAAACTTATAATTTGTGTCAACTAAACCCCTAAATTTTcgtaatttaatcaatttagatCCTTCATTATGATTACTTTTGAGAATTATCCAAACATCAATTCTCACATGTGTGCAAACTTCTTCTAAAATTGGTTATATAAATGGACGGTTAGAATTAATGTACCTTGAAGGAAATCCTAActaagagtctaaattgatacaCTAATGGAAGTTTAGGAAGtgtaattgatataattaataagtCTCACatactaattttttaaatggaACGTAAAGAGGTCGGTAAATTGTTACACTTGCAAAAattcaggatttaaattgatatgattATTACTTTAAGATTTTAATTGATTCAACTTCTAATGTCTTAGAGATATATATCAAACAAAACCAATATAAATGTTTTTCGTCTAATGTTTTGTTAAAAGACATGAAATCATAGTTGAACCAAGTCGAAACTGCCAcctatatattatttcttcaTATATCATCcgtttattatattatttactaaatattttctataatacATTTCTACAATTTTACAGATATGTATTTAATACGTATGAGATACATTCTTGGACAAGCTAACTTCCCAAATCAGTAGATTTATGTGGAGAACAATCTAcataggattaaaatgataaatttctcCTTAACAATagcaaaatatttaaatatttaattatgatcTAAAAAAAGCTCTTGTGATTAGATGCCTCTTTAGTTTATGTGTCttctatatattaattaattatttaaaagttccatttatataaattaaaattttaacttgCCCAATATGTTTTACTCTTTCCATAAATTTTATAGAAggggatttttaaaaataaaaaaaatatatttacacaaatagtaaaatttaattatagttgttctatcatagatagatgcttataaaagtttatcaacgtctatcagtgatagaaacaaatacaagtctatcactgatagacggtgatagaagtctatcaatgtctattagtaatagaaaccgatagaagtttatcattgatactatgaATGATAGAAGTTGATACAAGTTTATtattgatagaggttgataaaagtctatcaatttttttttgctatttctgtaaatattttgacttttttccTATCTATGAGAATTTCTCTTTATAGTATCTACTTcgataaaagtaatttttttcagaaaagtataaaacaaaaatataaggaGAAATTAGGAGAGATTAAGGAAAAATTGATTTAGCTAGTAACTTGGTATGTACTTCTAATATATTGTAATTGGACATTATACGGTTTCACCAAATATTGAAATGATCATAAGGTATAGAGTATAATGTGGGTCATATATNAATTAGTATAAAGATataatgaaaaatgattttatgtATGGATCACACCCTCCACTTGCTTTGATTGTCAGCAAAGGGAAGATTTCTCCTCTAAACTTCTTTCTCTCCTGTATGTATCATACAAATGATTATGAGACCAaccattttcaagttttgttaAAAGATAAGTTTAGGGTATGTTTGGTAGATAATCTGaattatattttgtatttttagatttattgagttcagaaaatatatattttatagataatttcaattatgtttttgagagagttgttttcaaatataggaaaatgaacaaaaatatttacaaataatagcaaaatttcatcatctatctgtgatagaccgTGATTAACTGTTATCTATATTTATCTATGTCATGATAGACATAGTTAGTAATCTATTGTGGCCCATCACAAATAAACTATGATAtattgctattatttgtaaatattttaagcaattttgtcatttaaaatagtttctctttttgaaagctatattttttaattttatttttcgaaTAACATTTCTAGATGTTATTAATATATCcaggttttgaatttgaaattttaaaatg comes from the Benincasa hispida cultivar B227 chromosome 5, ASM972705v1, whole genome shotgun sequence genome and includes:
- the LOC120078610 gene encoding protein LATE FLOWERING-like, which encodes MDPNHIPTTTAVTVTTEEEDQSSKTTTEETDQISNEMGSGRSYECVFCKRGFTTAQALGGHMNIHRKDRVKTKPNTPSKPEPFNNHPSTLRPTLTTTATTISHPQSFQTYFPTSSTWCLGTTTPPPHDHQFSYVHDNNNPQVLNTLKDQNWMTTNMSLASWLSPTLASIDRRDKRSDGNGGDNDDDNDDELDLELRLGHDR